Within Carettochelys insculpta isolate YL-2023 chromosome 21, ASM3395843v1, whole genome shotgun sequence, the genomic segment CACAAGAGTGGATGCTGACGAGGCTGAGGTGGACTCCGATGGCATGGGCTTGTCTGAGATGGGCACTGGGGAGCTGCCCTCCCCCTCGGGTGAGCAGGGCATGCCGAAATCTGGACAGGTCTTCACAGACACGAGCTGTCAGGTAATGGGCGGAGCTGGGGGGATTCAATAGTGATGCCTGTTGGCTGATGGGGACTCTGGGGGGTTGTTCCACAGCCTCCCCCTCAGGAGGGCCGCTCATAGAGATGCCAGTCACGGGGCATTCAATGGCCTTGGTTTCATGTGCCGGGGAGAAAGGCTGTCCTACAGGCTGTTGCTTTGAAGGCCAGCAGTTGAGAGGCTGCTCCGGTCATCTCCTGTCCAGGCTCTCCCCCTTCTCTTGCACTCAGTACAGCTCACCTGCAGCATGCAGGGTGTTGAACTGATGCTGGGAGTATGTTGCTTTTCAAACCAACATAGCGTAGTAGAGAAAAACAGAGCCAAAGATTTGTTTTGGTGAGTGTTTCTTGGATGATCTCACGTGCTCCTGTCCCTTGTGGAGTCTGACTGACAATGACGGGGAAACAGGACTTCTTGGCTTTGGATGCCAGGTATTCCTAGGGGTTTGGCTTCCAAAGATGATCCGCCTGACTGACTTACATCCCAGGCTGGCCCTAGTCCATCTGGGCACTGGGAGTACCTgcagccactcccaccacaccAACCCAGAAAGGAAGTGGGAAGAGATTTAAATGCAGTTTCTTAGGGCCTCCCCCAGATGTGTCTGACTGGTGCCAGGTGGCTCGTGCTCCAGGCACTTCCCCAGGACATTGCAGGTTTGTAGGGAGTGGCTGCAAGCTGACGAGATGGCTTCTCCCTGCAGGGAGGTCACTTTTTCTTTCCCGAGGAGGGTGTGATTTTGTTTTACAAGCTTGACTTGCCGGCATTCCATAGAGAAGTGCTGCAGAAATCctctgcagcaagagaggagtggcactgccccagctccctgagcGTGCCTTAGAGAGCCTGATCTGATTCTCCTTCTGCGCATAGCCAAACGCTGCAGCTCCCGTCCTCTTTGGTTGCTCCTGCGCCAGAGCCACCTCTTGGCACGGGCCTCCTCTTCCTAAAAGCAGAGGAGCATCACCGGTCTGTAGCGTCACCTCAGCAACATCCCTATTGATGATAGCCGGGTCCCTCCTGGGAGCACCTGCTTACTGCCACAGGGGGCATTTTGGTGGCTTAGCAGTAGGTGGCACTTTCCCCTCCAAGTCTGAGGTGAGCACATACTGTTTGAGGCACGGCTGTGTTGAGGCACTTCTCTCTGTGGTGCAGCTGTTTGAGGCAGGGCTGTATACGGCACTTCTCTCTGAGGCGCTGCTGTCTGTGGCACGGCCGTCGGAGGCGCTGCTCTCTGTGGCACGGCCGTCTGTGGTGCGGCTGACCACTGAAGACACCTTGCTACTTTTCCCAGAAGTAGTTGTTCACCTCAGCCCTTGCTCTGagctctgccatccatctctttaCACTTCCCCTCCGCCTTCTCTGGGCTGGGATAATCTCCTCTGGCCTCAGGCTAGCCCATGGCAATGCTGCATGCTTTTGACACCCCCTGGCTGTTGCGTAGTGTTGTCGGGAGCACCCCTCGCCACCTGCGCAGGGTGAGCCTCTTTGCTAAGCgccttgggagccctggggacaAAAGGTGCTGTCATACACTGAGGGGAGAGATGTCGTCTCATACCCAGCTGCACATCGACAGCTGTGGTTCTTGGTGACCCAGGAACGTCTCACGTCTGAGCCTGGCTTTCCTCGCAGAGTgcgcccagccagccagtgcttGGTTTGTGGGTCACTGGAGGTTAAGAGCAGCAATTCTAGAGCACTGCGTCCAGAGAGCCAAGTCTTATCGCTTGCTGAGCCTTTGAAGCGGCCGCCACTCTGCAGCGTGTTAGCCAGGGCTGATGCGGGCGGCTAAGCCTGAGAGCATTAAGAGGGGAATGCTTTAACACAAGATAGGGATTGAGTGACAGCGAAAGTGAGTGAAACTCCTGCGCAGCATGAGGGGGAGTCACtcgcctcctcccctccccatttaCGAGCCAGAAAAGCAGCTTTGAAATCAGTCCGATTTACTCTCCAGCCTCGTGTGAACGCCCAGCGCTTGGGGCGGTGGTGGGGTGTCTCTACAGTTTAGCAGAGGGGGAGGGAGCCCACTCTGCTGAATTATTAATGGTGCCTGCCTGCCGTGTGTTAACACACTACCGAAGCAGGCCAGAAGCCTTTGGTAATCGCTCACTTCAGTGGTGCCAGACATTTCCAGCCACCAACAAGCACGATTCCTAGTGTGCGCTGGGGATTCTGGGCGGCTGCAGTATTTTGCAGACTTGCTCCTGTTGGGTGTTTGCTGGGAGATTCTAAGCCCTTCCTGCCAGTCGGGGAAGGTGCCAGGAACCCTGCTCTGAATGCCAGACCCACGTGCAGCCAGACAGGGATGCTCCTTGCCAGGGTTGTAGTAATGGGCGTCACTGGAAACCAGCTCCCGAGGGTGAGCGGGAAAGCAGGTGCGTGCACGTGTGTGGTGTCTCACGCCAGGGTCCTGCTCTTGCTTCAGCGCTTTGTTCAGCTGGCCATGGGCCTTGTCCACGCTGGGACTTTCAGCCCTCGGTAGCCAGGCACTAgtgcaacccctgctgctggtgggcagCGCCATGTTGAGCTGGGGGAACACTGGTGCGGTGCTGCTGGGGGACACTGCACCACTGCCAAGAGCAGCTTTGCCAGCTGTACCGGGACTAGAGCCGGAGCAAACCCTCTGCAGTTGACCAGGCCAAAGTCTagcctgtggctgagctgggagtgGCTCCAGTTGTGTCACTCAGCTGGTTTCTTTGCGCCTAGGATACCGAAAACTCTTCCATCTTCCCATCCGTGTCCCAGCAACTACTGAGTccaaccagccccagctcctctgcctcgGCCACCCCGCTGGCCTCTCagcactgcctgcagctcctccaacaccagctactgcagcagcagcagcagacgcaGGTGGCTGTGGCACAGGTAAGGGGCAATGTGcctgctaactttttccatccgtgggcagaataaattttatgcgcactgaggcaggtgcagatgtACACTACCAGTGGaagcatatgctgctggctgtgggcgctctgctaatcagctgggcggcacctgaatctctcctggatggacaCCCAAGAGCAGTAAAAGGGGCTCTGTATTGCTCCCCAGCATGTTCCAGGGGCCCTGTGTCAGTGAGGGTGGGACTCTCACCCACGCTCTCTCCACCCGCTGATCTTTACCTGGCAAccactcccctgcctcctcccacttgCCCAGCTGAGTGGAGAACCCAAAACcttccctgctccttcctcagctccctggcagggccaggggggccCTTAGTGTTAGACACAGCAAAAGACAAAGCAGCAGGATCGCATGCAAGAGACTTAGACACAATGGCGGCGCGCTGCACTTTGACTGCATCGGAGCTCAGGCCACCTCCTCCAGCTCTCACGGTCCCTTTGCTAAAAAGGGAAGAGCTATAAACATgttacacatggggaaactgaggcacggtctCTCTTCCTCCATCTCCAGCAAAGAAAAAGCAGGTGTCACATGGCTTTCGAACCTAGCTGTCCTAATGCCCAGCTAGCTGCCATACCAGCCAGACTGTCCTCCCTGTACCAGAGGGGCTGCCCCTTTTCACACCGATAGTTAATCCAGCCAGGGCATGGTGGGCGCCAGCCACCGCCGAGCCCTACTTGCTGGTGATGCCAGTTTGAAACCAGCGTGCTGGGGATTGGGCTCCCCTGGAGCGGCTCTGCCATGGCCCAGTGGGGAGAGATGTAGCTGAGAGGGGCAGGAGCCAGTCTCTCCTTTGTGTTGCTCCTCCACGTCACGTCACGTCCCATGCTCCCCTGCCTGCCGCTGGCAGATGGTCAGCCCCCCAGCAGCCATCAACTGCTCAGCCTGACTCCATGGCAGCTGGTGGGCGGCAGTCAGCATCCCTGGGTCCAGCTGCTGCCAACGAGACCAGGCCGGAGCAGCTTTGTCTGCCTGGAGGTGCGTGTGCCTGGAGGGGACACGGTATTGCCAGGGGCTGACTGCAGCCTGCAGAAGCtctccggggggggggctggacgGCCACGGCTTCTGGGATTTCCAGGCCCTCCGACGCCTTTGGTTGTGGGTTTCCTTCCTCCTGTAGGGAAGGGTGGGCAAAGGAGGGAttccagcagcacaggcacagccCCACCTCTGCGCGTGCCGCCCCCCTGACGCGCGGCCGCCTGTGGGGCAGGTCCTCGCTCACTGCGCAGCCCCGCTGCCAAGGGTCACGCGGGGCAGGCCGGGCCCTGGCTTTGAGGAGGCTGCTGAGCTGAGTGGCTCAGGCTGTCCGAGAGAGGAGGACCGAGGAGAAGGGAAGCAAGTTTGGCCAAACCCCCTCGCTGGCGGAGTTCCAGAGCTTCCCCCGCTGCAGGCAGCCCGGGGGCGGGAGTGCACGATTCAGACACGAGGGCCGAGCCTGCAGGGCAGCCCTGCAGATGTGGGCCACGTAGCCGCATCCTGCCCGGTCCTCAGGAGACGGTGCTGGATCCGCCTCTCTTTGccctgcaggtgcagctgctgaaaGACCAGCTGGCTGCCGAGACGGCCGCTCGCATCGAGGCCCAGGCCAGGGTGTGCCAGCTCTTGCTGACCAACCGCGACCTGCTGCAGCACGTCTCCCTGCTGGTGAAGCAGCTGAAGGAGCTGGAGATCAAGGTGCATCACAGGCAGCCAGGTGAGGAGGGCCTGGGGGGCCGGGAGCTCGACTCCTCCAGGCGGATGCTGAGCGCGAAGCAGAGGTCAGGGCTCTTGTGCGCTGCTGAGGTCTGAGTGGCGCCGCGCAGCTGGGGAGACCCAGTTTTGTAGGTCGGGCCGGGGATGGGTCTGCCCTCAGGGTGGGAGCCAGactccaggccccagccccagccccactccttcctggGCCGAGCTCCATGTTCCGTCCCAGGTCCATTCCCCAGCTCGGGACTGTAGGCGTTCGGTACTTGTTAGCgggctgggcctggcctctgTCCACAGTGCTAGCTGCTCCCTCCgccctgcccacacctcccttcccgcccccGGGCAGGTCCTCCAGCCGTGGACGGGCAGTTGGTTTTTATGCTGCACACAAATGGCTGCTGCAAACTGAGACCCAACACAACTCAACTCTCAGCCTGACCGGCCCCCGTGGGAGGGGCTGAtggcagagagctgcagggatGGTGCCCCACGAAGCCccagagagctggcaggagggaggggggtgctcctgcattaagctcctGGCAGCCATCCTCATCCTCCCATGCCCAGCggtccagctccagctgctggctttcTTCTGCCAGCGGAGGCCTGGGCTTTCCCCGCGAGGGGCAGGGccgcccagccccctctccccaccccgcctctgctggcccccaggggagcatctGGGCCTTTGGCAacctccccaggctgcagctcttTGCCTTGGCAGTTGACAGATCCGTGCAGATCCTGTCCCTGGCTCAGTCCCTGTCTCTGAACCTGAAGAACCATTACAGCCTGGAAATCAacctgccctccacctccaccccagccagcgTCCTGGGCAGCCCGCTGGGCCCTGGCTCGCTGGCTCTCTTGGGTTCCAGCGCCTCCTACCTCGACCTCGTGAGCCGGGAGAACGGCAGCCCAGGCCTCACCGCCACGGATGGGGAcgagcagctggtggggcagaACGGGCTGCACCGGCGGGTGGAGGGCTCCGAGGTCAGCGACAGGCAGCCAGCGGGTgacccagccagcagggcagaggaCGAAAGGTAGGTCTGGCTCCGGGTTCTCCTGCTGCTTTGCAGCTGCCtgcactcagggctggggcagaggagcagggaccCTCCTCCACACACTGGCTGGGCTGCTCAGCACAGAGGCTGGCAGTGGCCTgcgcaggctgggggtgcagggaagtCCTGCCTGTGGCCCAGGCGGCCGTGAGCATGCGAGCGctggggctgctgtccctgagGGTGCAAACTAAAGCgaaaggagcaggaggagaaggggcagtGCTGGCCTGTCTCCTCCATGCCATCCCCTCTGGGTgcagctggtgctccctgggctgtgcagagctggggctgatgGGGGTGGGACTCGGGccgcagcctcctgccccaggtgtgACCAGGTCTGGCTGGGCGgtgccccctcccagcacacacacaatgtgctTCCGTGGGTTGTGAGACAGCCTCCGGCCTCTGCCCTGCGCGGGGTTGAGCCGCCCACCCCCCGATGCTTGCCGGGACTCAGACTTCTCTCTGCTCTTGCCAGGTCGCAGCAGCCCATCCCCAAGCTCAACCCGCCCCCGCCCATCCTGCGCAAGAGGTCGAGCAAGACCTCCCCGAGCCTGGAGGTGGGCCCCCAGCCTGAGAGCGCTGCTTCTGCcacgctgcccagccccaacgTCACCCCCTGCTCGCTCGCCAGCCTGGAGTTTGAGTCAGATGCCAGGactcctgcccccagcatggAGCGCTTCCCCACCCAGGGGACCCAGCCAGTGTGGGGCCAGGACAGGACTGGCGGGAGCGGCCGTGCGCACCCCGTGTCTGGCACCTGCAATCCCTCAGAAGGGGCTGCGACACTCGGAGAGACGGCTGGCAACATCCCAGCGAGAGAGGCGGTAGGTGCAGCTGACTCCCTGGACAGCACCTTGCCCTTCTCCTCTGCCGGCACTGAAACCTGCTTGCACATCAGCTTCTCGGAGGACGAGCTGCTGGAGAACGAGGCGGATGGGGCCCTGGGGCTCGGCAACCTCCCTGCTTAGCCCCAGTTCACTGGCGAGCTGGGCCGGTAGCGGGATTACCCATTTTAGAATGTAGGTCGGCGCAAACAATGGGGTGATGAGTTCTCACTACTCAGCCCAGGAAGCAGGTCGCTTCCTTGGCTTCTCTGCAACCCATGGCAGCGTGGCCGGCCCCATCCCTAGCCAGCTCCTGGGGGCTATGGGATAAGGCTGGCCTAGTCCAAGCTCTCACGTGCCTCCGAAGCCGTCCTGCGCCTTGGGCTGCAGCCCGCCCAGGGCAACACGcctggggtgggagagcagaagATAAAGAGTGCAGCTACACCTGTTTATCCTGCAAGCCCCCCTCCTGCGGAGGCCACGGACCACGGGCCTCCCCTCGTGCAGCCGTCCTGCTGGGCGCCTCCAATGCGGCCCAGCTGCTCTGGAAGGGTCGGACTCCAGAGCCGCCATTGGCCCCCGTCACAGTCGGCTGCTCCGTCTGTCAGACAGCGCCCTCAGTGCCCTCTGCCCCGTGGGCACCacgcctgctgctccctggccccccaccatGGGGAGAGAGTGGGGCCGGCGGCAGCACTGCTGGCCATGCCTGGACGGCTACGTGGCCAGGGCAGTGGATGCTTGTTTACCCTGGCCACACGAGGCACGTCCCGCATTTGCCCAGCTGGGGCCTCGGCCTCACCTCCGCCCCGTGTCCGTCCCTCTCTGGCGCTCACCGCCCTGGCGTCTGACTTGTGACATGTTCCCCGGGTCTCTGGCCAGGGGTGCGTTAGCTCCTGCCCAGCGAGCCCCCACCAACCAGGGGCTCGAGTGCTAACCACGTGGTAGCGGAATGGGCTTGACCAATTCTTAGCTGCTGGCAAAGGGGACGCTGTCAAACTCGCTGTAGCCACAGGgttgggagctgggggcaggggctggcaggtgcTTTGAAATCGGCCCTGGCTACAAAGcagcaggccaggctgcaggagcCCCCTGGAAGCTgtctggaaggggtgggcagtgggaggATTAACAGTCCAAGTCCACCgggtctccctgctccccacggcgAGTGGCACCTGAGGGACAGCCGCTGGTACCGGGTGCGGCCCGGTCACATGGTTCCATGGGTCTTCTCCTGTCTCGCACTGGGCCCCAGTGGCTCACGTTCCACAGGATGGACCAGTCGCTGTTGTCTGAGCCAGCTCCCCATGCATTAACCGAGGCCTGAGAGTTCCCTGTagcccccagcagggcctgggacTGTCCCTCGTGGAAGCCACAGCACCAGCTTCAGGCCCTACACCAGCTGTGGGTTCGAGGGGGAAGGTTGCTGATGGGAGAGCCCATTGCCAGTGGCTGGGCCCTTCCCGCATGCCCAGGTGCTCCTGGGAACGGAGAGCAGGATGCAGCTGTCAGCTGGCTGATGAACCTCCCTCCCTTGCTGTCCGGCTCCTGTGCCCAGGACGGGGGCTGTGGatcctgctggggccaggaaagggGCTTCCTGAGCATCTTCCTGGGCCGTCTGCTCCATGCCCATCCCACCGCAGCCTTGGCTTCCAGCTGCACCACACGGGTGGGACTCGTGTTCCTAGAGCTCAGCCACGTTCCCACCAGCTGGTCCGCGAGAGGACCATGGGGGCTGCTTACCTGGGAAGGGCAGTGAGGGCTCTTTATGCTGGACGCCAAAGATCTCCCCCGCCACTGGTGTGCGGAAGTCACTGGGTAACCTGCAGTCTCCCAGCTCGGCTACGCCGCTGCCCGTTCTGAGTGAGGCGGGAGGGACGGGTCCGAGGCGGGCGATGTGCCAGGCTAGCGGTCAGGTCTCAGGCGTAATGGGGGACAGGGTGTGCTATGAACGCAGGGGTGCTTAGCCGAGCAGGGTGACCTTGGCCTAGAGCCCCCGTCGTTCAGGCGAGAGGGCTCAgtagctctgcccctgcccgaTGGTGAAAGcttctgcagggtgggggcaggacggAGGCAGGCGGGAcggggggtgggcagaggagtCGGAGCCAGGCTTAGCCAGCAGGCAGCGCGTGGGCCCGGCCGTGTGCTGTGTTCGACTGTGCCCTGGctgaggggagggcgggggcgaacgggctgggagagggaggccGAAGCGGCAGCTGGACACCCGCCCAGGACGCATCATCTCCCCTGCAGCGTTTCACCCCCAGTGGGGGCGAGGAGGGAGCTCGCGTTTGGGCCGGGGGGAGCCAGACTAGCCTGAGGGAGAAGGAGAGCAGCCTTGGCAGCTTCCCCGGGCTGGCCGGCAATAGGGCATAGCGGGGGGATGAGTGCGCGTCCCTCTGCCCTTTCAGCTGTGTCCCACACAGCCTGGGGCGAGGGGCTGCTGGCCTCTAGCGGCCCAGACCCCTCCAGTGCCGCGTCGCTGCTGCCTGTCACCCAACCCTCCCGCAGCGCCAGCCGGGGGTGCTTCAGCCAGCTAGGAAACACCCCGACCTTGGGGTGAGTAAGCAGCGGGGGCGCAGCAGTGCCTCCTGTCCCCCGGCTGTGGGACTGCCACGTCGGGCCCTGCTGCCGGCCAAGCGGATGGGCGCTGGGACTGTGATTACAGATCAGTTTTCCACGGATGTGTGTGCCTGGTGTGTTTCTTTTAACTACCCTCCAgtgttccctgggagctgagcacagcggggggctgcccaggagagattatggggccacccagctgattagcagagcccacagccagcagtctgtgtttctatgggtggtgcacatccccacatgcctcggCGCAgacaaagtttattccacccacaggtggaaaaagttagagggagccCTGACTGATGTCCGGCAAGCCCCTCCTCACGCCACACTGGGGGCTCAGTCCCAGGCCAAAGGGCTCTGCCTGCTGGGACTCCAGCCCTTAGAAGTAACAACCgaggctctgctcccctccccatgtAAACCCAACGTGTCCACGAGTGCTGGCCCAGCACAGTGGCACTGCCCAGTaaaaccacccccagccactcGGGACAAGCTTAGTGTTGGCGGCTGGGGGTCTGCACACACAGCTGCAGGGGTGGCCCAGGCCAGCAGAGCTACAGCAGCAGAGGGCGGCCGTGTACGCCTGGCCTTGTGGGGTAGCCTGAGCCCAGGGCAGAAGtggaggctgcagggcagagcgGGCTGTGGCCCAACacctcccagccacctgctgcttggAAGGCAAAAGCTAGGCCTGGTGCAGCATCTCGTGGTGGCAGTCGGTATTACGCTCAGcaaagtgtgcgtgtgtgtgcgcgcacacgccCCCTCCGAGGGTGCACACAGGTAGTGTAGGCTACAGCACTGGGCCTCAGAGCGTGTGGGTCGTCTGCCCCCCGccagcaggaggctgcagccagTGGTGCAGGCCAAGGGGTCCGTCTGGGGCAGAAAGGTGCCCTGGCCGTGCAGCTGCAAGGCCAAAGCTAAGAGCTGGCCAAGTCCCCAACGGTCCCAGGCTCAGCAGTGCATGCCGGCAACCCCTCCGCCCCGCAAAGGTGTGTggtgcctccagccctgccagtgaGCAGAGCTCTACTCTGCAGCACACGCTGAGCCCAACCAGCCCACAGGCACAAACTCGGCTCAAGTCCAAAGTCCACGCCATGGGCCAGGCCTGGGACGGGTGCACTAGGCCTgacccagagagcagctggagcctctggttACTCCTGTGCAAGGGAATCAAATGCCCCCTGCAGGCCTCACGTCTGCAAGCTCAGTTGCTTGTGTCGCTAATGTCTtgcgggatggggcaggtgggcaCCCTGCCCCCTAATGTCCCTTGCTGAATGTGACTCCCACCCTGTTCCAGCGAGGGCCGGTGGCCCATGTTCCACCAGCTGATTTCAACAGGCAGTAAACGCAACGGGGAACTTGACAAATTCACTTTGGCTCCGGACTTGTCCACACTAGTCGACCAACTCGTTtccgcagccagcagcccagctctccaAGG encodes:
- the LOC142024024 gene encoding uncharacterized protein LOC142024024 isoform X3 is translated as MLVMHDPVYRIFYVSHDSQDLKIFSYIARDGANNSFRCNVFKSKKKSQAMRVVRTVGQAFEVCHKLSLQHALQNADGQADGASDKSVEEQPLEVPQQVGATRVDADEAEVDSDGMGLSEMGTGELPSPSGEQGMPKSGQVFTDTSCQDTENSSIFPSVSQQLLSPTSPSSSASATPLASQHCLQLLQHQLLQQQQQTQVAVAQVQLLKDQLAAETAARIEAQARVCQLLLTNRDLLQHVSLLVKQLKELEIKVHHRQPVDRSVQILSLAQSLSLNLKNHYSLEINLPSTSTPASVLGSPLGPGSLALLGSSASYLDLVSRENGSPGLTATDGDEQLVGQNGLHRRVEGSEVSDRQPAGDPASRAEDERSQQPIPKLNPPPPILRKRSSKTSPSLEVGPQPESAASATLPSPNVTPCSLASLEFESDARTPAPSMERFPTQGTQPVWGQDRTGGSGRAHPVSGTCNPSEGAATLGETAGNIPAREAVGAADSLDSTLPFSSAGTETCLHISFSEDELLENEADGALGLGNLPA
- the LOC142024024 gene encoding carboxyl-terminal PDZ ligand of neuronal nitric oxide synthase protein-like isoform X1, which codes for MPVKNRYNLVDDGCDSRVPLHNEDAFQHGIHFQAKYIGSLDVPRPNSRVEIVAAMRRIRYEFKAKNIKKKKVSVVVSVDGVKVILRKKQKRKEWTWDESKMLVMHDPVYRIFYVSHDSQDLKIFSYIARDGANNSFRCNVFKSKKKSQAMRVVRTVGQAFEVCHKLSLQHALQNADGQADGASDKSVEEQPLEVPQQVGATRVDADEAEVDSDGMGLSEMGTGELPSPSGEQGMPKSGQVFTDTSCQDTENSSIFPSVSQQLLSPTSPSSSASATPLASQHCLQLLQHQLLQQQQQTQVAVAQVQLLKDQLAAETAARIEAQARVCQLLLTNRDLLQHVSLLVKQLKELEIKVHHRQPVDRSVQILSLAQSLSLNLKNHYSLEINLPSTSTPASVLGSPLGPGSLALLGSSASYLDLVSRENGSPGLTATDGDEQLVGQNGLHRRVEGSEVSDRQPAGDPASRAEDERSQQPIPKLNPPPPILRKRSSKTSPSLEVGPQPESAASATLPSPNVTPCSLASLEFESDARTPAPSMERFPTQGTQPVWGQDRTGGSGRAHPVSGTCNPSEGAATLGETAGNIPAREAVGAADSLDSTLPFSSAGTETCLHISFSEDELLENEADGALGLGNLPA
- the LOC142024024 gene encoding carboxyl-terminal PDZ ligand of neuronal nitric oxide synthase protein-like isoform X2; the encoded protein is MITSVIYIGSLDVPRPNSRVEIVAAMRRIRYEFKAKNIKKKKVSVVVSVDGVKVILRKKQKRKEWTWDESKMLVMHDPVYRIFYVSHDSQDLKIFSYIARDGANNSFRCNVFKSKKKSQAMRVVRTVGQAFEVCHKLSLQHALQNADGQADGASDKSVEEQPLEVPQQVGATRVDADEAEVDSDGMGLSEMGTGELPSPSGEQGMPKSGQVFTDTSCQDTENSSIFPSVSQQLLSPTSPSSSASATPLASQHCLQLLQHQLLQQQQQTQVAVAQVQLLKDQLAAETAARIEAQARVCQLLLTNRDLLQHVSLLVKQLKELEIKVHHRQPVDRSVQILSLAQSLSLNLKNHYSLEINLPSTSTPASVLGSPLGPGSLALLGSSASYLDLVSRENGSPGLTATDGDEQLVGQNGLHRRVEGSEVSDRQPAGDPASRAEDERSQQPIPKLNPPPPILRKRSSKTSPSLEVGPQPESAASATLPSPNVTPCSLASLEFESDARTPAPSMERFPTQGTQPVWGQDRTGGSGRAHPVSGTCNPSEGAATLGETAGNIPAREAVGAADSLDSTLPFSSAGTETCLHISFSEDELLENEADGALGLGNLPA